TCCGTGCGTGAAGGGTTGGGGTTGGTCCTTATCGAGGCGTTGGCGTGCGGGTGCCCGTGCGTCAGCACCGATTGTCCTTCCGGCCCTCGGGAAATACTCCAAGGTGGCGACCTAGCAGGTTGTTGAAAAACTCCGCCTGACGCGGATAACAATAAGTATCATATTCGTAGTCACAGGGAGTAAAGGATGAGAGGAACAGATCCGCGTCAGGAAGGGATGTTCAGTTATGTGTCTCCGGAGGCGCGAGTGCCAGCGGACCATCCGTTGCGAGCGATACGGAAGATGGTGAACAGGGCGCTTGAAGGACTGACGCGGGAGTTTGAGGAGATGTACTCGCAC
This genomic window from Deltaproteobacteria bacterium contains:
- a CDS encoding IS5/IS1182 family transposase codes for the protein MRGTDPRQEGMFSYVSPEARVPADHPLRAIRKMVNRALEGLTREFEEMYSH